A stretch of the Lonchura striata isolate bLonStr1 chromosome 17, bLonStr1.mat, whole genome shotgun sequence genome encodes the following:
- the DNTTIP1 gene encoding deoxynucleotidyltransferase terminal-interacting protein 1 isoform X2 gives MGAAREAEQQPGPPGEEGPGDVEEQLVSTSPWNIMIKHRQVQRRGRRSQMTTSFTDPSVSMDLLRAVLQPSINEEIQGIFNKYMKFFQTAAINVRDNVGEEVDPEQLIQETCRSCLEQRARQMDEELSRRGSPIPKKRKGRPPGQSLSNDRGVSGMATWKLKVSEPVKRDGPKWDPSRLTETTTFVLGSRANKALGMGGTRGRLYIKHPHLFKYAADPQDKHWLTEQQHMRAIGGKMAYLLIEEDIRDLAASEDYRDSVDLRLEELKPFIPPAWMTEKMQKHMETLRRGGDVPAPEEPPEP, from the exons ATGGGCGCCGCCCGCGAGGCGGAGCAGCAGCCGGGGCCGCCGGGCGAGGAGGGCCCGGGCGATGTCGAGGAGCAGCTGGTCAGCACG AGCCCCTGGAACATCATGATCAAGCACCGGCAGGTGcagcggcgcgggcggcgctcACAGATGACCACCAG cttcaCGGACCCCAGCGTGTCCATGGACCTGCTgcgggctgtgctgcagcccagcatcAACGAGGAGATCCAGGGCATCTTCAACAAGTACATGAAG TTTTTCCAGACAGCAGCAATCAACGTGCGTGATAACGTTGGGGAGGAGGTGGACCCAGAGCAGCTCATCCAGGAGACCTGTAGGAGCTGCCTGGAGcag CGTGCCCGACAGATGGATGAAGAGCTGAGCCGCCGAGGAAGCCCCATTCCAAAAAAG AGGAAGGGGCGGCCTCCAGGACAGAGCCTGTCAAATGACCGTGGAGTCTCAGGCATGGCAAC GTGGAAGCTCAAAGTCTCTGAGCCTGTGAAAAGGGATGGACCAAAG TGGGATCCATCCCGACTGACTGAAACCACAACCTTTGTGCTGGGATCTCGAGCAAACAA AGCTCTCGGGATGGGAGGAACAAGAGGGCGACTCTACATCAAGCATCCCCACCTCTTTAAG TACGCAGCCGACCCGCAGGATAAGCACTGGctgacagagcagcagcacatgaGGGCCATTGGGGGCAAGATG GCCTACCTCCTCATTGAAGAGGACATTCGGGATTTGGCCGCCAGTGAGGATTACAG GGACTCTGTTGATCTGCGGCTGGAAGAGCTGAAGCCCTTCATCCCACCAGCCTGGATGACTGAGAAGATGCAGAAGCACATGGAGACGCTTCGCCGCGGGGGGGACGTGCCGGCCCCCGAGGAGCCCCCCGAACCCTGA
- the DNTTIP1 gene encoding deoxynucleotidyltransferase terminal-interacting protein 1 isoform X1 produces MGAAREAEQQPGPPGEEGPGDVEEQLVSTSPWNIMIKHRQVQRRGRRSQMTTSFTDPSVSMDLLRAVLQPSINEEIQGIFNKYMKFFQTAAINVRDNVGEEVDPEQLIQETCRSCLEQAKLLFSDGKKVVPRLPHEQAVPKRARQMDEELSRRGSPIPKKRKGRPPGQSLSNDRGVSGMATWKLKVSEPVKRDGPKWDPSRLTETTTFVLGSRANKALGMGGTRGRLYIKHPHLFKYAADPQDKHWLTEQQHMRAIGGKMAYLLIEEDIRDLAASEDYRDSVDLRLEELKPFIPPAWMTEKMQKHMETLRRGGDVPAPEEPPEP; encoded by the exons ATGGGCGCCGCCCGCGAGGCGGAGCAGCAGCCGGGGCCGCCGGGCGAGGAGGGCCCGGGCGATGTCGAGGAGCAGCTGGTCAGCACG AGCCCCTGGAACATCATGATCAAGCACCGGCAGGTGcagcggcgcgggcggcgctcACAGATGACCACCAG cttcaCGGACCCCAGCGTGTCCATGGACCTGCTgcgggctgtgctgcagcccagcatcAACGAGGAGATCCAGGGCATCTTCAACAAGTACATGAAG TTTTTCCAGACAGCAGCAATCAACGTGCGTGATAACGTTGGGGAGGAGGTGGACCCAGAGCAGCTCATCCAGGAGACCTGTAGGAGCTGCCTGGAGcag GCCAAACTGCTGTTCTCAGATGGCAAAAAGGTGGTTCCCAGGTTGCCCCATGAGCAGGCAGTGCCAAAG CGTGCCCGACAGATGGATGAAGAGCTGAGCCGCCGAGGAAGCCCCATTCCAAAAAAG AGGAAGGGGCGGCCTCCAGGACAGAGCCTGTCAAATGACCGTGGAGTCTCAGGCATGGCAAC GTGGAAGCTCAAAGTCTCTGAGCCTGTGAAAAGGGATGGACCAAAG TGGGATCCATCCCGACTGACTGAAACCACAACCTTTGTGCTGGGATCTCGAGCAAACAA AGCTCTCGGGATGGGAGGAACAAGAGGGCGACTCTACATCAAGCATCCCCACCTCTTTAAG TACGCAGCCGACCCGCAGGATAAGCACTGGctgacagagcagcagcacatgaGGGCCATTGGGGGCAAGATG GCCTACCTCCTCATTGAAGAGGACATTCGGGATTTGGCCGCCAGTGAGGATTACAG GGACTCTGTTGATCTGCGGCTGGAAGAGCTGAAGCCCTTCATCCCACCAGCCTGGATGACTGAGAAGATGCAGAAGCACATGGAGACGCTTCGCCGCGGGGGGGACGTGCCGGCCCCCGAGGAGCCCCCCGAACCCTGA
- the UBE2C gene encoding ubiquitin-conjugating enzyme E2 C isoform X1 gives MASQNADPAAVSSAAARKAAETGATAARGAVGKRLQQELMALMAYEELRYKLSLEFPSGYPYTAPTVRFLTPCYHPNVDTQGNICLDILKEKWSALYDVRTILLSIQSLLAEPNIESPLNTHAAELWNNQVAYKKYVRETYNKQTKSQET, from the exons ATGGCCTCACAGAACGCCGACCCCGCCGCCGTGTCCAGCGCAGCCGCCCGCAAAGCGGCTGAGACCGGGGCCACGGCGGCCCGCGGCGCGGTGGGGAAGAG GCTGCAGCAAGAGCTGATGGCATTGATG GCCTACGAGGAGCTGCGGTACAAGCTGTCACTGGAGTTCCCCAGTGGGTACCCCTACACAGCACCCACCGTgcggttcctgaccccctgctaCCACCCCAACGTCGACACCCAGGGCAACATCTGCCTCGACATCCTCAAGGAAAAGTGGTCAGCGCTCTATGATGTCCGCACCATCCTGCTCTCCATACAGAGCCTGCTGGCAG AGCCAAACATCGAGAGCCCTCTGAACACacatgctgctgagctctggaaCAACCAAGTTG CCTACAAGAAGTATGTGCGGGAGACGTACAACAAGCAGACCAAGAGCCAGGAGACCTGA
- the LOC110479799 gene encoding regulator of G-protein signaling 9-binding protein-like yields the protein MAPGRRDACRGRGAVGTCATAQIALCKATAGHRQLVLQLGGSSDSPRLREERRRRSAEACELSMGLRRTLLAGLRQGPASPAERQELERLWVLFLSALELFLQDLYRAQHLCQLFSVQGGGVAPLHTGLGGWGLPSRRGGGPTQPPTAQCLEEEIEQVRATLAEMESGANIPPWTVEATETTQPAETSGTTQRAAWGGPCAGHCCGVL from the exons ATGGCACCAGGCAGAAGGGATGCGTGCCGTGGGCGGGGGGCAGTGGGAACCTGTGCAACAGCCCAGATTGCCCTCTGCAAGGCCACGGCCGGACACCggcagctggtgctgcagcttGGGGGGAGCAGTGACAGCCCTCGGCTGCGAGAGGAGCGGCGCAGGAGGAGCGCAGAGGCCTGTGAGCTCAGCATGG GGCTGCGGCGGACGCTGCTGGCGGGGCTGCGGCAGGGCCCGGCGAGCCCTGCggagaggcaggagctggagcggCTCTGGGTGCTCTTCCTCTCTGCCCTGGAGCTCTTCCTGCAGGACCTGTACAGAGCCCAGCACCTCTGCCAGCTCTTCTCCGTGCAAGGGGGTGGTGTTGCCCCGCTGCACACcgggctggggggctgggggctgcccagCCGGCGAGGAGGGGGTCCCACACAGCCCCCGACTGCCCAGTGCTTGGAGGAGGAGATCGAGCAGGTGAGGGCCACGCTGGCAGAGATGGAGAGCGGAGCCAACATTCCACCATGGACAGTGGAAGCCACAGAGACCACACAGCCAGCAGAGACAAGTGGCACCACACAGAGAGCGGCCTGGGGCGGCCCCTGCgctgggcactgctgtgggGTGCTGTGA
- the UBE2C gene encoding ubiquitin-conjugating enzyme E2 C isoform X2: MASQNADPAAVSSAAARKAAETGATAARGAVGKRLQQELMALMMSGDKGISAFPESDNLFKWIGTIDGAAGTAYEELRYKLSLEFPSGYPYTAPTVRFLTPCYHPNVDTQGNICLDILKEKWSALYDVRTILLSIQSLLAEPNIESPLNTHAAELWNNQVAYKKYVRETYNKQTKSQET, translated from the exons ATGGCCTCACAGAACGCCGACCCCGCCGCCGTGTCCAGCGCAGCCGCCCGCAAAGCGGCTGAGACCGGGGCCACGGCGGCCCGCGGCGCGGTGGGGAAGAG GCTGCAGCAAGAGCTGATGGCATTGATG ATGTCCGGTGACAAAGGCATTTCTGCCTTCCCCGAGTCCGACAACCTCTTCAAGTGGATCGGGACCATTGACGGCGCCGCCGGGACG GCCTACGAGGAGCTGCGGTACAAGCTGTCACTGGAGTTCCCCAGTGGGTACCCCTACACAGCACCCACCGTgcggttcctgaccccctgctaCCACCCCAACGTCGACACCCAGGGCAACATCTGCCTCGACATCCTCAAGGAAAAGTGGTCAGCGCTCTATGATGTCCGCACCATCCTGCTCTCCATACAGAGCCTGCTGGCAG AGCCAAACATCGAGAGCCCTCTGAACACacatgctgctgagctctggaaCAACCAAGTTG CCTACAAGAAGTATGTGCGGGAGACGTACAACAAGCAGACCAAGAGCCAGGAGACCTGA
- the DNTTIP1 gene encoding deoxynucleotidyltransferase terminal-interacting protein 1 isoform X3, whose amino-acid sequence MGAAREAEQQPGPPGEEGPGDVEEQLVSTSPWNIMIKHRQVQRRGRRSQMTTSFTDPSVSMDLLRAVLQPSINEEIQGIFNKYMKFFQTAAINVRDNVGEEVDPEQLIQETCRSCLEQAKLLFSDGKKVVPRLPHEQAVPKRARQMDEELSRRGSPIPKKRKGRPPGQSLSNDRGVSGMATWKLKVSEPVKRDGPKWDPSRLTETTTFVLGSRANKALGMGGTRGRLYIKHPHLFKAYLLIEEDIRDLAASEDYRDSVDLRLEELKPFIPPAWMTEKMQKHMETLRRGGDVPAPEEPPEP is encoded by the exons ATGGGCGCCGCCCGCGAGGCGGAGCAGCAGCCGGGGCCGCCGGGCGAGGAGGGCCCGGGCGATGTCGAGGAGCAGCTGGTCAGCACG AGCCCCTGGAACATCATGATCAAGCACCGGCAGGTGcagcggcgcgggcggcgctcACAGATGACCACCAG cttcaCGGACCCCAGCGTGTCCATGGACCTGCTgcgggctgtgctgcagcccagcatcAACGAGGAGATCCAGGGCATCTTCAACAAGTACATGAAG TTTTTCCAGACAGCAGCAATCAACGTGCGTGATAACGTTGGGGAGGAGGTGGACCCAGAGCAGCTCATCCAGGAGACCTGTAGGAGCTGCCTGGAGcag GCCAAACTGCTGTTCTCAGATGGCAAAAAGGTGGTTCCCAGGTTGCCCCATGAGCAGGCAGTGCCAAAG CGTGCCCGACAGATGGATGAAGAGCTGAGCCGCCGAGGAAGCCCCATTCCAAAAAAG AGGAAGGGGCGGCCTCCAGGACAGAGCCTGTCAAATGACCGTGGAGTCTCAGGCATGGCAAC GTGGAAGCTCAAAGTCTCTGAGCCTGTGAAAAGGGATGGACCAAAG TGGGATCCATCCCGACTGACTGAAACCACAACCTTTGTGCTGGGATCTCGAGCAAACAA AGCTCTCGGGATGGGAGGAACAAGAGGGCGACTCTACATCAAGCATCCCCACCTCTTTAAG GCCTACCTCCTCATTGAAGAGGACATTCGGGATTTGGCCGCCAGTGAGGATTACAG GGACTCTGTTGATCTGCGGCTGGAAGAGCTGAAGCCCTTCATCCCACCAGCCTGGATGACTGAGAAGATGCAGAAGCACATGGAGACGCTTCGCCGCGGGGGGGACGTGCCGGCCCCCGAGGAGCCCCCCGAACCCTGA
- the TNNC2 gene encoding troponin C, skeletal muscle, whose amino-acid sequence MTDQQAEARAFLSEEMIAEFKAAFDMFDADGGGDISTKELGTVMRMLGQNPTKEELDAIIEEVDEDGSGTIDFEEFLVMMVRQMKEDAKGKSEEELANCFRIFDRNADGFIDIEELGEILRATGEPVTDEDIEDMMKDSDKNNDGRIDFDEFLKMMEGVQ is encoded by the exons ATG ACGGACCAGCAGGCAGAAGCCCGTGCCTTCCTCAGTGAGGAGATGATTGCGG AGTTCAAAGCCGCCTTTGACATGTTTGATGCTGATGGTGGTGGAGACATCAGCACCAAGGAGCTGGGGACGGTGATGAGAATGCTGGGCCAGAACCCCACCAAAGAGGAGTTGGATGCCATCATCGAGGAGGTGGATGAGGATG GCAGCGGCACCATCGACTTTGAGGAGTTCTTGGTCATGATGGTGCGCCAGATGAAAGAGGATGCCAAAGGCAAGTCTGAGGAGGAGTTGGCCAACTGCTTCCGCATCTTTGACCG GAATGCGGATGGGTTCATTGACATTGAGGAGCTGGGCGAGATCCTGAGAGCCACCGGGGAGCCTGTCACTGATGAGGACATAGAGGACATGATGAAGGACTCAGACAAGAACAATGACGGCCGCATCGACTTTGATG AGTTCCTGAAGATGATGGAAGGTGTGCAGTAA